A DNA window from Coffea arabica cultivar ET-39 chromosome 6c, Coffea Arabica ET-39 HiFi, whole genome shotgun sequence contains the following coding sequences:
- the LOC113693320 gene encoding protein FAR-RED IMPAIRED RESPONSE 1-like: MSKQVGGRENLGFIRDDLKNYLRSKRSIPMMQGDTGGVLEYLQGMQLEDPNFFYAIQVDEDDLITNIFWADAKMRTDFAHFGDVVCFDTTYRKHKDGRPIALFVGVNHHKQTTVFGAALLYDETILTFEWLFDTFAKAMMEKIPRTILTDQDGRMATALASQWPTTYHRLCIWHIYQNAAMHLADVFKDFQNFAADFSHCIYDYENEDDFFEGWSEMLKTYGLEDNKWLKKMFDIKEKWALVYGRETFCADMTTTQRSESMNSVIKKYVSYKHGLLEFFEHFQRLLDDRRYDESVADFKGNQSTPAMTFPCRILQHAASVYTHEVYEKFKEELCKGIDCKWEVDGELGNQMIYRVTPHGKTSHHLVTYDSSTNSICCSCKKFEFAGFLCSHALKILMTLNIVTIPDAYILKRWTKAAKTGNVHVSSESSPEMELKAKLNFRYKELSYLYMQLMTKASECDEAYQIAKDGFWKMSEQMDACCQGKKKMKEVRIEENCSAYQDVDTNPSEVAYNKIKGIKVKEKVTYKSSKRPRSALEMATKKRKYKVKEKSSSKKLQEFGNNVVHSSMDSATIQGFVRELPPEQAQELGNNDDSDQQVAKHE, encoded by the coding sequence ATGTCGAAACAAGTTGGTGGACGAGAAAATCTTGGGTTCATTCgagatgatttaaaaaattacttaCGATCCAAAAGATCCATACCAATGATGCAAGGTGACACAGGAGGAGTCTTAGAGTACTTACAAGGCATGCAATTAGAggatccaaattttttttacgCCATTCAAGTAGATGAAGATGACTTGATAACTAACATATTTTGGGCTGATGCAAAGATGAGAACGGATTTTGCTCATTTTGGTGATGTGGTTTGTTTTGATACAACTTATAGAAAGCACAAAGATGGGAGGCCAATTGCTTTATTCGTTGGTGTAAATCATCATAAACAAACTACTGTTTTTGGGGCTGCTTTATTATATGATGAGACAATTCTGACATTTGAATGGCTGTTTGACACATTTGCTAAGGCTATGATGGAAAAAATACCAAGAACTATTCTTACAGACCAGGACGGAAGAATGGCAACGGCTTTGGCTTCTCAATGGCCAACAACGTATCACCGCTTATGTATATGGCATATCTATCAAAATGCAGCAATGCATCTAGCTGATGTCTttaaagattttcaaaattttgcggCAGATTTTAGTCACTGCATATATGACTATGAAAATGAGGATGATTTTTTTGAGGGATGGAGTGAAATGCTAAAAACGTATGGTCTGGAAGACAACAAGTGGTTGAAGAAAATGTTTGATATAAAAGAGAAATGGGCTTTAGTGTATGGGAGAGAAACCTTCTGTGCTGATATGACCACAACCCAACGAAGTGAGTCCATGAACAGTGTGATAAAGAAGTATGTAAGTTATAAACATGGCTTACTTGAATTTTTTGAACACTTCCAAAGGCTATTAGATGATCGTCGCTATGATGAATCCGTAGCAGATTTTAAAGGCAATCAAAGTACACCGGCAATGACATTTCCTTGTAGGATTTTACAGCATGCAGCAAGTGTATATACACATGAAGTGTATGAAAAATTTAAGGAGGAGCTATGCAAAGGGATTGATTGTAAGTGGGAAGTTGATGGTGAATTAGGAAATCAAATGATTTACAGAGTTACACCACATGGTAAGACTTCCCACCATCTTGTAACTTATGATTCATCCACGAATTCAATTTGTTGTAGTTGTAAGAAATTTGAATTTGCTGGATTTTTGTGTTCACATGCACTAAAAATATTGATGACTCTGAATATTGTAACAATTCCGGATGCATATATATTGAAGAGATGGACAAAAGCAGCCAAAACAGGAAATGTGCATGTTTCCAGTGAAAGTAgcccggaaatggagttaaagGCAAAATTAAATTTTCGTTACAAAGAGTTATCCTATCTATATATGCAGCTGATGACAAAAGCTTCTGAATGTGATGAAGCTTATCAAATTGCTAAAGATGGATTTTGGAAAATGTCAGAACAAATGGATGCATGTTgtcaagggaaaaagaaaatgaaagaagtgCGTATTGAAGAAAATTGTAGTGCGTATCAAGATGTTGACACTAATCCATCTGAAGTTgcctataataaaataaaaggcaTCAAAGTGAAAGAAAAAGTCACCTACAAGTCGAGCAAGAGGCCAAGAAGTGCACTGGAAATGGCTACTAAGAAACGCAAGTACAAGGTGAAAGAGAAGTCTTCA
- the LOC140008818 gene encoding protein FAR1-RELATED SEQUENCE 5-like — protein MENDLPTHEVQSCRKLDFEDVDLQEINDNALPLCITDGNQGNQIFLPLAIPDDLVPKLDMEFDTEVAAKNFYQKYAKASGFGTRLSKGHKDKNSDLMLDRVFCCSREGKKPKDKRNMIVKCPRPETRCDCSARMKISCRKGGKYRVVQFVAEHNHELSTPSKTHLFRSHRHLTMAHEAEIDMARSCGITPK, from the coding sequence ATGGAGAATGATTTGCCAACTCATGAAGTCCAATCATGTCGTAAATTGGACTTTGAAGATGTTGACTTGCAGGAGATAAATGATAATGCCTTACCTCTTTGTATTACTGATGGCAATCAAGGAAAtcaaatttttcttcctttggcTATACCTGATGACTTGGTCCCGAAACTTGACATGGAATTCGATACTGAAGTAGCAGCCAaaaatttttaccaaaaatatgcTAAAGCATCTGGTTTTGGAACTCGATTGAGTAAGGGACATAAAGACAAAAATAGTGATTTGATGTTGGACAGGGTTTTTTGCTGCTCCCGTGAAGGAAAAAAGCCAAAAGACAAACGCAATATGATTGTTAAGTGTCCTCGTCCAGAAACAAGATGTGATTGCAGTGCAAGGATGAAAATTAGCTGTAGAAAAGGTGGAAAATACCGTGTTGTGCAATTTGTTGCTGAACATAATCATGAGCTATCAACTCCAAGCAAAACTCATTTATTCAGATCTCATAGACATTTGACAATGGCACACGAAGCTGAAATAGATATGGCCCGAAGTTGCGGAATTACACCAAAATAA